DNA from Parageobacillus thermoglucosidasius:
GGCCCGCATTTTTTTCAATCTTTATCCCATTACCATCCATTGCAAGAGGCAAAGAAGTTTCCGGGAAATGTGTTAGTGGTGCATGGAGGAAATGATGAAGAGATTCCTGTGGAATATTGCCACTTATATTATCAAGCTTTCCAACTTCGCAAAAAAGGGAATTGCGTGAAGGAAATCATTCCAGAAGCTAATCATACATTCTCATCACTCTCACATCGGCAAATACTTTTACAGATAACAAGCGACTGGCTCGAAAAAGAATTGTTCCTCATATCTTGAACGTGTTGCTAATAACTGCGAACTGGAAATCATATATCGTCCCCACGCAACCAACATTTCAAGGGGTGGGAGATATTATGATTTCCAATTATATCATAGAACATGTGTTCCTAGATAAAAACGGCTACATTTTACATGCTGCGTTATTTCGTGCATTGACAAGCTCTTCTCGCCAGAAACACGCCTATCCTCCTATTCATGGAAATCGATCGCAAATGTGAAAAACTTATTTTTCCATTCCCTCTTTCTATTTATTGTTATTGCAAAGCCGGAATGTAAATAAAGAATGAGAAAAAATTCTGCATTTATTAACGTTACTCAAAATTTTTTAAAATCTACTTTACTTATTGCAATAATATGAATAAAATGAAAAAAATTGTGCGAGAATGATTAGTCATCGAAGAGCTCTTGAGTGCATCAACATTCGGGAGCTTTTTGTTTTCATATTCAAAAAAGAGGGGGGAGAAGAAACGTGAATATTGATTACATTGAAGCATTTATTTATGTTGTTCATTTTAACAGCATTCATAAAGCGGCCGACGCGCTGTTTTTATCACAGCCAACGGTTACAGCACGGATCAAGGCATTGGAGCGCGAGCTGGATACGGAGCTGTTTGAACGGCAAGGAAGAGGCATAACACTGACGGAAAAAGGAAAAATGTTCGTTCCATATGCTGAGCAGATTCTTCGCACTTTCCAGCAGGGAAAAAAACAACTGAAAAAAAGAGAAGATCAGGAAGAGGTGGTCATTGGAGCGAATCTTATCACATCGCAATATTTTATTCCGTTTGCACTGCCGCTTTGGAAAAAAGCGCATCCGAATCTCCGGTTTAAGTTTATTTCAGCGTCCAATGAGGTGCTGCTGGATAAACTGCTGCAAAAGCAGATTGATGTGGTCTTCATGAAAGAAGTGTCGCATCATTCGCTGCAGAATAAACCTCTCCTTGATAATTCGATCCGGCTTGTCGTTAAGCCAGGACATCCATTTCAGTTTCAGTCAAAGTTGTCCGCGCGGCAGCTGGCGCGTGAACCGTTAGTGTTTTTTGAGTGTGGTGCATTTGACTGGAATCGTGTTCACAAAATTTTTGAAGTAGAAAACGTGGAGCCGCGGATTGAATTTCAGGTGGATCATCTCGAAGTGGCAAAATCGCTCATTCAAAGTGGATGTGGGATCGGATTTTTGCCTTATTTATGCATAAAAAATGAACTGGAAACTGGCCAGCTTGCGGAAGTCAATGTCGCTCATTTGATGATGCTGAAACAGTATATTCATGGAATATATTATGGCTCTGAGCCCCCTTTTATATGGAATACCATTCTTTCATCTGTTGAAAAGTTTGCAAAAAATGCAATTGCGCCGGTATCACAAACGAATTGATAGATTTTTTTGATGAATCGTATAAATCTTTCTATCACCGGAAGTATTGCCTTTTTCCTTTTTCCAGTGGTAGGATAAATGTCAAAATAAAACCAATTATTCACACCTACAAACTTGGAATAAAAACGAGGGGAGAAATATGTATGAGTTATCAGCTTGGATTGTTGGATCAAAGCCCGATTCCTGAAGGGGCTTCGGCGTTTGATGCCCTGCAGCAAACAGTCCGCCTCGCTCAAAAAGCCGAAGAATGGGGATATTCGCGTTTCTGGGTATCAGAGCATCATAACACCGAACAACTGGCAGGCTCCTCACCAGAAGTATTGATTTCGTATTTGCTCGCCCGGACTAATTCGATTCGGATTGGATCAGGGGGAGTCATGCTTCAACATTACAGCCCTTTTAAAGTTGCGGAAAATTTCCATGTTTTGTCTTCTCTTGCACCTGGAAGAGTCGATCTTGGTGTTGGGAAAGCGCCGGGAGGGCTCCCATTGTCAACGAAGGCATTACAGTTCGGAACGATGAATGACGGAAAAGACTTTAAAGAGCGGTTCGTTTTTTTAAAAAAATTGATTGAAGATTCCGTCGACGAACACCATCCGTTCGCCGGCATTCGTGCTACACCAATCCCTCCAGAAAAACCTGAAATGTTTTTGCTTGGAGCCAGTCCCCAAAGTGCGCAACTAGCCGCTGACCTTGGTGTTGCTTTTGTATTCGGTCTATTTCTTAATGGCGATATGAAGGTGCTTGAAGAAGCGGCACGCGTTTATCGAAAGGGCTATCCGGATGGGCGTTTTCTCGTATCCGTTGCCGTTGTCGCCGCCCCTTCACAACAAG
Protein-coding regions in this window:
- a CDS encoding LysR family transcriptional regulator, which produces MNIDYIEAFIYVVHFNSIHKAADALFLSQPTVTARIKALERELDTELFERQGRGITLTEKGKMFVPYAEQILRTFQQGKKQLKKREDQEEVVIGANLITSQYFIPFALPLWKKAHPNLRFKFISASNEVLLDKLLQKQIDVVFMKEVSHHSLQNKPLLDNSIRLVVKPGHPFQFQSKLSARQLAREPLVFFECGAFDWNRVHKIFEVENVEPRIEFQVDHLEVAKSLIQSGCGIGFLPYLCIKNELETGQLAEVNVAHLMMLKQYIHGIYYGSEPPFIWNTILSSVEKFAKNAIAPVSQTN
- a CDS encoding LLM class flavin-dependent oxidoreductase, giving the protein MSYQLGLLDQSPIPEGASAFDALQQTVRLAQKAEEWGYSRFWVSEHHNTEQLAGSSPEVLISYLLARTNSIRIGSGGVMLQHYSPFKVAENFHVLSSLAPGRVDLGVGKAPGGLPLSTKALQFGTMNDGKDFKERFVFLKKLIEDSVDEHHPFAGIRATPIPPEKPEMFLLGASPQSAQLAADLGVAFVFGLFLNGDMKVLEEAARVYRKGYPDGRFLVSVAVVAAPSQQEAEQLAGEQKIFKVHLQSGRTVTVSSLEQAHAFGKQADEAYEVEEQASNIIAGTPLYVKNVLTNFHKKYQVDEFILHTPLQKAEERLRSFQLLSPIHSNEDDKSAERDEEYVS